A genomic window from Prunus persica cultivar Lovell chromosome G2, Prunus_persica_NCBIv2, whole genome shotgun sequence includes:
- the LOC18785781 gene encoding TMV resistance protein N — MALVRAQEASSSDTCGCSYHVFLSFRGEDTRKTFTDHIYTAFVNAGLQTFRDDDELERGEDIKPELEKAIQHSRSSVIVFSKDYASSKWCLDELVMILQRKRTSDHVVLPVFYDIDPSEVRKQTGSFAKAFAGHQKNRSLNKDKVKGWRAALAEVADLAGMVLQNECDGHEAKFIKKIVKVIEGKLSRTPLSVAPYLIGMDSRVKEINLWLQDGSSDVGIFLIYGIGGIGKTTIAQVVYNSKFSRFEGRSFLENIREISEGPDGLVQMQVQLLSDILGGRTVKIHSVSEGIIKIKDVISCKKVLLVLDDVDHTNQLDVVLRMRKWFYPGSKIIITTRCVGLLKAHQDVKVHNVETLNHVESLELFSCHAFGQNYPVEGYVKLSEKVVNHSGGLPLALKILGSSLSGQSTDVWESALKKLEVIPNGDIVNKLRISYDSLQDDHDQQLFLHIACFFIGNEKDVTVNILDGCDFFTIVGIQNLLDRCLLTIDEYNKVKMHQMIRDMGREIVRQESKELEKRSRLWHHKDSLNVLREKNGSKKVEGLALNLHPVETPLRKSNMVVFETNAFRRMVKLKLLQLSFVQLKGCYEEFPKGLRWLYWLKFPLDSIPSDFLLESLVVLEMPYSSLRQIWKGTKHLPSLKILDLSNSHELTETGDFSLVPNLDRLILEDCASLVDVHESIGNLEKLVYLNMKDCKNIRKLPNSSSMLKSLETLIISGCSSLNEFPVEMGKMESLKVFQADEVPISRLQATTLPCSLVVLSLTSCNLSDDAFPREFGNLPSLQRLDLSSNPICSLPDCIRGLTGLDHLAFSQCTKLKLLEGLPRVKELVILHSESLEKITFQSCSCLPKSIMYGYNSKLAEIDYWYKLEPIETVDAEMIKLLGLCNLESMKAIRMCTPDMLNSDGTMHPIEGLYEVGIFSTFLPGIEVPGQFSYRSKGSSVSFTVPSLPNLKIRGLNVFSIYANSNTYYFSSIPNPIITNVSNKSKGLKWIYAPACYGIPDNENDVIWLSH; from the exons ATGGCACTTGTTAGAGCTCAAGAAGCCTCCTCTTCAGATACTTGTGGTTGCAGTTATCATGTGTTCTTGAGTTTCAGAGGTGAAGACACTCGCAAAACTTTTACTGACCACATCTATACAGCCTTTGTCAACGCAGGGCTTCAAACTTTCCGAGACGACGATGAACTTGAGAGAGGGGAAGATATCAAGCCAGAGCTGGAGAAAGCAATCCAACACTCTCGAAGTTCTGTCATTGTGTTTTCGAAAGACTATGCGTCTTCCAAATGGTGCCTTGACGAGCTTGTGATGATCCTGCAACGCAAGAGGACCTCTGATCATGTAGTTTTACCAGTCTTCTACGACATCGATCCATCAGAGGTGAGGAAGCAGACTGGAAGCTTTGCAAAAGCATTTGCTGGACACCAAAAAAATCGATCTCTGAACAAGGACAAGGTGAAAGGATGGAGGGCAGCACTTGCAGAAGTTGCAGATCTTGCAGGCATGGTCTTACAAAATGAATGTGATGG GCACGAGGCAAAGTTTATCAAGAAAATTGTTAAAGTGATTGAAGGCAAGCTAAGTCGCACACCATTGAGTGTTGCCCCTTACCTAATTGGAATGGATTCTCGAGTCAAAGAGATTAATTTATGGTTACAAGATGGATCATCTGATGTTGGGATATTTTTGATTTATGGGATTGGTGGAATAGGGAAGACAACCATTGCACAAGTTGtttataattcaaaattttcaagattTGAAGGAAGAAGTTTCCTTGAAAATATCAGGGAGATTTCAGAAGGTCCCGATGGTCTGGTTCAAATGCAAGTACAACTTCTCTCTGATATTTTGGGTGGAAGAACAGTGAAGATACATAGTGTTAGTGAGGGAATAATTAAGATTAAGGATGTTATAAGCTGTAAAAAAGTTCTTCTTGTCCTtgatgatgtggatcataCGAACCAATTAGATGTTGTACTTCGAATGCGAAAATGGTTTTATCCAGGAAgtaaaattattataacaacTAGGTGTGTGGGGTTGTTGAAGGCTCATCAAGATGTTAAGGTGCATAATGTTGAAACCTTAAATCATGTTGAATCATTGGAGCTCTTTAGTTGCCACGCTTTCGGACAGAACTATCCAGTTGAAGGTTATGTGAAACTTTCAGAAAAGGTAGTAAACCACAGCGGAGGACTTCCATTAGCTCTTAAAATTTTGGGTTCTTCACTATCAGGGCAGAGTACAGATGTATGGGAAAGTGCATTAAAGAAATTGGAAGTTATTCCAAACGGTGACATTGTGAATAAGCTCAGAATAAGCTACGACTCTTTACAAGACGACCATGACCAACAATTATTCCTCCATATTGCATGTTTCTTCATTGGAAATGAGAAAGATGTCACAGTGAATATACTAGATGGATGTGATTTCTTTACAATTGTTGGCATTCAAAATCTCCTCGATAGGTGTTTGTTAACAATTGATGAATATAATAAGGTGAAGATGCATCAAATGATTCGTGACATGGGAAGAGAAATTGTTCGCCAAGAATCAAAAGAGCTGGAGAAACGTAGTAGATTATGGCATCATAAGGATTCTCTCAATGTATTGAGAGAAAAGAAT GGTTCAAAGAAAGTTGAAGGTCTTGCCCTTAATCTGCACCCTGTAGAGACTCCTTTGAGAAAATCAAATATGGTAGTCTTCGAAACTAATGCATTTAGAAGGATGGTTAAACTAAAACTACTCCAGCTTAGTTTTGTACAGCTCAAGGGATGTTATGAAGAATTTCCTAAAGGACTGAGATGGTTGTATTGGCTTAAATTCCCTTTAGACTCTATACCCAGTGACTTTcttttggagagcttggttGTTCTTGAAATGCCCTATAGTAGCTTAAGGCAAATCTGGAAGGGAACAAAG cATCTTCCATCATTAAAGATCCTTGATCTCAGCAATTCCCATGAGCTCACTGAAACCGGCGACTTCTCATTGGTCCCCAATCTGGATAGATTGATTCTTGAAGATTGTGCAAGCTTGGTTGACGTCCATGAATCCATTGGAAACCTAGAGAAACTTGTTTACTTGAATATGAAAGATTGCAAAAATATTAGGAAGCTTCCAAATAGCAGTTCTATGCTAAAATCACTTGAAACACTTATTATATCTGGTTGCTCAAGCCTTAATGAGTTTCCTGTGGAGATGGGGAAGATGGAATCTCTGAAAGTGTTTCAAGCAGATGAAGTTCCAATAAGTCGATTACAAGCTACCACTTTACCCTGCAGTTTAGTTGTTTTAAGTCTTACAAGCTGCAATCTTTCGGATGATGCCTTTCCAAGAGAATTTGGCAACTTGCCCTCATTGCAGAGATTGGATCTAAGTAGCAATCCGATTTGTAGCCTACCAGATTGCATCAGAGGGCTTACGGGGCTCGATCACCTTGCATTTTCCCAATGTACAAAGCTCAAATTGCTTGAGGGGTTACCAAGAGTAAAAGAATTGGTTATACTCCATTCTGAGTCATTGGAGAAAATAACATTTCAATCATGTTCGTGCCTACCAAAGAGTATCATGTATGGTTACAACTCCAAACTTGCTGAGATTGACTACTGGTACAAGTTAGAGCCAATAGAAACAGTGGATGCAGAAATGATCAAACTTTTGGGCTTGTGTAACTTGGAATCCATGAAGGCCATTAGGATGTGCACCCCAGATATGCTTAATTCGGATGGCACAATGCATCCCATCGAG GGACTGTATGAAGTTGGTATATTCAGCACATTTCTTCCTGGAATCGAGGTTCCAGGCCAGTTCAGCTATAGAAGTAAAGGGTCCTCAGTATCTTTTACTGTGCCTTCACTTCCAAATCTCAAGATCCGAGGCTTGAACGTCTTCTCTATTTATGCAAATTCCAAcacttattatttttctagTATACCTAATCCAATAATTACCAATGTCAGTAACAAAAGCAAGGGTCTGAAATGGATCTATGCCCCAGCATGCTATGGCATTCCAGATAACGAAAACGACGTGATATGGTTAAGTCACTAG